The following coding sequences lie in one Capsicum annuum cultivar UCD-10X-F1 chromosome 5, UCD10Xv1.1, whole genome shotgun sequence genomic window:
- the LOC107870034 gene encoding heat stress transcription factor B-3: MEVLEEVQMSDHDKSLLDYVVMRKSSPSPFLLKTYMLVENPATDDIVSWNSDGSAFVVWQPAEFARDLLPTLFKHSNFSSFVRQLNTYGFRKVTTSRWEFSNDKFKKGKRDILCDIHRRKAWTNNNNNNNNNKKDLEEDQSSTSNSSSQYINLVDENKRLKMENGVLNSELSLMKNKCKELIDIVSIFAKSNSEKNEEEKKKKDERPMLFGVRLEVQEEMERKRKRIELNKIANIFISQLCK, from the exons ATGGAGGTATTGGAAGAAGTTCAAATGAGTGATCATGACAAGAGTTTGTTGGACTATGTTGTAATGAGGaagtcatcaccatcaccattTCTATTGAAAACCTACATGTTAGTTGAAAATCCGGCGACCGACGACATCGTTTCTTGGAATTCCGATGGATCGGCGTTTGTTGTATGGCAACCAGCAGAATTTGCAAGAGATTTGCTTCCAACACTCTTCAAACATAGCAACTTTTCAAGTTTTGTCAGGCAACTTAATACTTAT GGTTTTCGTAAAGTTACAACGAGTCGATGGGAGTTCAGCAATGACAAGTTCAAAAAAGGCAAAAGGGATATATTATGTGATATTCATAGAAGAAAAGCATggacaaataataataataataataataataacaagaaagatttagaagaagatcaatcatCAACTTCtaattcatcatcacaatatatAAATCTTGTTGATGAAAATAAAAGGTTGAAAATGGAAAATGGAGTTCTTAATTCTGAGCTTTcacttatgaaaaataaatgcaaAGAATTAATTGATATTGTTAGCATTTTTGCTAAAAGTAATtcagaaaaaaatgaagaagaaaaaaagaaaaaagatgaaaggCCAATGTTATTTGGAGTAAGATTGGAAGTTCAAgaagaaatggaaagaaaaagaaaaagaattgaacTTAATAAAATAGCTAATATTTTTATCTCTCAATTATGCAAATAA
- the LOC107872251 gene encoding cation/H(+) antiporter 28, which produces MDFLKKNDTKVACRNQITIRIASMSIYLLGFFFAMFLCNCVHLLLRPISQPRIIAEAIVGLLLSNLEFVRRKFLNDVEVQQTLNYIVDAIMVCHMFVVGLEIDPNIFLQVTLPEAKVAYSGVLTTFILACLITPLLNISKQSNGVFSSCLAIVLAGTDSPLLTRLITDLKIGKSDIGRFIVEAGIHSDVVSVLLIAVGFLIFDPDKNFQSRGAITMIKMMAILVFQTLLASKVVPPVMKWVNNENPEGKPMKGSHLVVALAFIILICSMSPLVNFTKVLSAFLVGLFMPREGRISKMMIGKVNYIFRTVFYPLFFFWVGTEAKLSEFEGGKLATWGKIIVPFVISTIGKVLGCVVSGYMLGFHWPESVATGLLLNIKGHFQVYLAINAYRMNIISMSTSISLVFVTFLTIIYTPVVVAKIIERARRRSPTQKMALQWLSTPNELRILLCIHSPRDVFSAINFMEISRGPANPGIMVYLTDMIDLTDKIAATLTQGVGADAVTVTDPTVVEMREKITKDVNAYLTENGEGIHLQRMMALSTLNNMHQDISILAEDLLVHLVILPFHKNQGEDGRLQVGNSSFRHINRKVLRNAPCSVGILVDRGLGKTVITRSSITLNAAVIFIGGKDDREALVYAGRVARHPGVKLTVIRFLVEAPGDSVSSKIGKAKSNTTEQVEEMQIDDECFAEFYDKHVAGGRVAYAEKYLVNSGQTFSTLRSLEGQYGLIIVGRAGRVNSVLTVGMSDWEECPELGPIGDILSASDFSVTASVLIIQQHNLKGELDGLHDEFSIM; this is translated from the exons ATGGATTTCTTGAAAAAGAACGATACAAAAGTGGCATGTCGAAATCAGATTACCATAAGAATTGCATCAATGTCTATTTACCTCTTAGGTTTCTTCTTCGCGATGTTCTTATGCAACTGTGTTCATCTTCTTCTGCGTCCAATTTCCCAGCCTCGTATCATTGCAGAAGCCATC GTGGGATTGTTACTAAGCAATCTTGAATTCGTCCGTAGAAAGTTCTTAAACGACGTTGAAGTCCAGCAGACGTTGaattacattgtggatgctattatggTATGTCACATGTTTGTCGTCGGATTAGAAATCGATCCGAATATCTTCCTACAAGTGACATTACCAGAGGCAAAAGTTGCTTATTCAGGTGTACTTACAACATTTATATTAGCATGTCTCATAACACCACTACTCAATATCTCTAAGCAATCGAACGGTGTATTCAGTTCGTGCCTCGCGATCGTCCTGGCTGGTACAGATTCGCCTTTGTTAACGCGACTGATCACCGATCTCAAGATTGGTAAATCAGACATAGGTAGGTTCATCGTTGAAGCCGGGATACATTCTGATGTCGTTTCAGTCTTGCTAATCGCTGTCGGATTTCTCATTTTCGATCCTGATAAGAACTTCCAGAGCCGTGGCGCGATAACGATGATAAAGATGATGGCGATTCTGGTTTTTCAGACACTGTTAGCATCAAAGGTGGTACCACCTGTTATGAAATGGGTGAATaatgagaatcctgaagggaaaCCTATGAAAGGTTCGCATCTGGTCGTTGCGTTAGCATTTATAATCTTGATATGTAGCATGTCACCTCTTGTCAACTTCACTAAAGTCTTGAGTGCATTTTTGGTTGGATTATTTATGCCAAGAGAAGGAAGAATATCAAAAATGATGATTGGAAAAGTGAATTATATATTTAGGACAGTGTTTTAtccattgtttttcttttgggttGGTACAGAAGCAAAACTTTCTGAATTTGAAGGTGGTAAATTGGCTACATGGGGGAAAATAATAGTTCCATTTGTTATATCTACAATTGGTAAAGTTCTTGGTTGTGTTGTTTCTGGTTATATGCTTGGATTTCATTGGCCTGAATCAGTTGCTACTGGATTGCTACTCAATATCAAGGGACATTTTCAAGTTTACTTAGCTATTAACGCGTACCGT ATGAATATCATAAGTATGTCGACAAGTATTTCCTTGGTGTTTGTAACTTTCCTTACGATAATATACACCCCGGTGGTGGTTGCAAAAATTATTGAACGTGCCAGGAGACGTTCTCCAACACAAAAAATGGCACTTCAATGGCTCAGTACGCCTAATGAGCTTCGAATATTGCTCTGCATCCATAGTCCTCGAGATGTTTTCTCAGCGATAAACTTCATGGAAATTTCACGAGGGCCAGCAAATCCGGGAATCATGGTTTACTTAACTGATATGATCGATTTAACAGATAAAATAGCAGCAACGTTGACACAAGGCGTTGGTGCTGATGCTGTGACCGTGACTGATCCTACTGTAGTTGAAATGAGAGAGAAGATTACGAAAGATGTCAACGCTTATTTAACTGAGAATGGCGAAGGCATTCACTTACAACGAATGATGGCGCTTTCTACTCTCAATAACATGCATCAAGATATAAGTATACTTGCTGAGGACTTACTCGTACATCTCGTAATACTTCCATTTCATAAGAATCAAGGCGAAGATGGACGACTTCAAGTTGGTAATTCAAGCTTTCGCCATATCAATCGTAAG GTTCTTCGAAATGCACCTTGCTCGGTGGGGATACTAGTTGATCGTGGACTTGGAAAAACAGTGATCACGAGATCATCCATTACCCTCAACGCAGCAGTAATCTTTATTGGTGGAAAGGATGACAGAGAAGCACTTGTTTACGCAGGCCGTGTAGCGCGACACCCTGGAGTAAAACTAACTGTCATTAGGTTCCTAGTAGAAGCGCCCGGAGACAGCGTATCATCAAAGATAGGTAAAGCGAAATCGAATACAACTGAACAAGTAGAAGAAATGCAGATAGACGATGAGTGTTTCGCTGAGTTCTACGACAAACATGTAGCTGGTGGACGCGTAGCGTACGCGGAGAAATACCTCGTGAATTCTGGACAAACGTTTTCGACGTTAAGATCGTTAGAAGGACagtatggtttgattattgtaggAAGAGCTGGGAGGGTTAATTCAGTTTTAACAGTAGGGATGAGTGATTGGGAAGAATGTCCTGAGTTAGGTCCTATTGGTGATATTCTTTCTGCTTCTGATTTCTCAGTAACTGCATCTGTTTTGATCATTCAACAGCACAATCTTAAAGGAGAATTAGATGGACTTCATGATGAATTCTCAATCATGTAA